The following coding sequences lie in one Methanocella sp. genomic window:
- a CDS encoding pyruvoyl-dependent arginine decarboxylase: protein MRQGLVPKKVFFTSGSGTHKEMLESFEMALRDAGIEKFNLVTVSSILPPKCEIIERSEGLKSLVPGEIVFTVMSRNSSNEPSRRIAAAIGCAKPTDRQADFGYLSEHHSYGETEKCAGMYAEKLAENMYYTWKNEHPESTMNISKTAEVDDEGNWTTVISAAVFIL from the coding sequence ATGAGACAAGGGCTTGTACCAAAAAAAGTGTTCTTTACGAGCGGCTCAGGGACGCACAAAGAAATGCTGGAATCGTTCGAGATGGCGCTGAGAGACGCCGGCATTGAGAAGTTCAACCTTGTCACCGTAAGCTCGATCCTGCCCCCGAAATGCGAGATCATCGAGCGCAGCGAGGGGTTAAAATCGCTGGTTCCGGGCGAGATCGTCTTTACCGTGATGTCACGGAACTCGTCCAACGAGCCGAGCCGCCGCATCGCCGCTGCGATCGGCTGTGCCAAGCCCACGGACCGCCAGGCCGACTTTGGCTATCTATCCGAGCACCACTCCTATGGTGAAACCGAGAAATGCGCCGGCATGTATGCGGAAAAGCTGGCGGAAAACATGTATTATACCTGGAAAAACGAGCACCCCGAGTCGACCATGAATATTTCGAAGACTGCCGAAGTGGACGACGAGGGGAATTGGACAACAGTTATATCTGCTGCCGTGTTTATACTATAA